One window of the Pedobacter ginsengisoli genome contains the following:
- a CDS encoding beta-N-acetylhexosaminidase codes for MKNTLYLLFLSLLSIPVFGQYAISNTEATTETVAIVNNAPDIAIIPEPVSVIKSEGYFILPSNVVIQAPATPELKQVVAFLQERLSIPTGSYVAEVSTPAAGSTINLILNEKTNSALGKEGYQLTVTPNHITIKANKPAGLFYGAQSLIQLFPKEIESKEAVENIEWKAPCVEITDYPRVGWRGLMFDVARHFFTKAEVKQYIDAMVRYKYNILHLHLTDDEGWRIEIKGLPKLTEIGAWNVKKIGEFGNFFPPAADEPRNYGGFYTQDDIRELVQYAKDRFVDIMPEIDVPGHSLAAIASYPELSCTPGAENYRVRSGERIMDWSRGAPPIALVDNTLCPANEKVYSFLDTVITQVAQLFPFEYIHMGGDEAPFNFWEKSDSIKALMKKEGLKNMHQVQGYFEKRVQKIVESKGKKFMGWDEILDGDMPQNTSVMSWRGMKYGIEAAKRKHEVVMSPTTYAYLDYMQADVITEPKVYASLRLSKSYEFDPIPAGVDKKYIKGGQANLWTEQVYNIRQAEYMTWPRGMAIAESVWSPIEKKNWNNFFNRVEQHFKRLDVAETKYAPSVYDPIFSVSRSADKQLMIELSTEVPGLDIYYSFDNSFPDRFYPKYTEKLSPPKDATTLKVITYKGKQPVGRMLAMPVDELSRRSRK; via the coding sequence ATGAAAAACACCCTTTACCTGCTCTTTTTAAGTCTTTTAAGCATTCCTGTCTTCGGTCAGTATGCCATTTCAAATACCGAAGCAACCACAGAAACCGTTGCTATAGTAAACAATGCCCCTGATATTGCAATTATACCAGAGCCCGTATCTGTTATAAAAAGTGAAGGATATTTTATACTTCCCTCAAATGTAGTAATACAAGCTCCGGCAACACCAGAACTAAAACAGGTGGTTGCCTTTTTACAGGAAAGGCTTTCTATTCCTACCGGAAGTTATGTTGCTGAGGTAAGCACTCCGGCTGCAGGCTCAACCATTAACCTCATTTTAAATGAAAAAACAAATTCAGCATTAGGTAAAGAGGGATACCAATTAACGGTAACACCTAATCATATTACCATTAAAGCAAACAAGCCAGCTGGTTTATTTTATGGCGCCCAGAGTCTTATTCAGCTATTTCCTAAAGAAATTGAGAGTAAAGAGGCTGTTGAAAATATAGAATGGAAGGCCCCTTGTGTAGAAATAACAGATTATCCGCGGGTTGGATGGAGAGGCTTGATGTTTGATGTTGCCCGTCACTTTTTCACCAAAGCAGAAGTAAAACAGTATATAGATGCAATGGTACGCTACAAATACAACATCTTGCATTTACACCTGACTGATGATGAGGGTTGGAGAATTGAAATAAAGGGCTTACCCAAACTAACTGAAATAGGTGCCTGGAATGTAAAAAAAATAGGTGAGTTCGGGAATTTCTTCCCTCCAGCTGCTGATGAGCCTCGTAATTATGGTGGCTTTTACACGCAGGATGACATAAGAGAACTGGTCCAATATGCGAAGGACAGGTTTGTAGATATAATGCCCGAAATAGATGTTCCGGGGCACAGTTTAGCGGCAATTGCATCTTATCCTGAACTGTCATGCACACCTGGTGCAGAGAACTATCGTGTACGTTCCGGCGAAAGAATTATGGACTGGTCAAGAGGCGCCCCTCCTATTGCTTTGGTAGATAATACACTGTGTCCGGCTAATGAAAAAGTTTACAGCTTTTTAGATACTGTAATTACTCAGGTTGCACAATTGTTCCCTTTCGAATACATCCATATGGGGGGAGATGAAGCACCGTTTAATTTTTGGGAAAAGAGCGACAGTATTAAAGCTTTAATGAAAAAAGAAGGCTTAAAAAACATGCATCAGGTTCAGGGTTATTTTGAAAAGCGTGTGCAAAAGATAGTAGAATCAAAAGGGAAGAAATTTATGGGTTGGGATGAGATTCTCGACGGAGATATGCCACAAAACACCTCAGTAATGAGCTGGAGGGGTATGAAATACGGAATTGAGGCTGCCAAAAGGAAACATGAAGTGGTGATGAGCCCTACTACGTATGCCTACCTTGATTATATGCAGGCTGATGTCATTACAGAACCTAAGGTATATGCTTCATTAAGATTAAGTAAATCTTATGAGTTTGACCCAATCCCTGCTGGTGTCGACAAAAAATACATTAAAGGAGGGCAGGCAAACCTATGGACTGAACAAGTTTATAATATCCGTCAGGCAGAGTACATGACCTGGCCAAGAGGTATGGCAATAGCAGAATCTGTATGGTCTCCTATTGAAAAGAAAAACTGGAATAATTTCTTTAACCGCGTTGAACAGCATTTTAAAAGGCTCGACGTAGCTGAAACAAAATATGCTCCCAGTGTTTATGATCCTATATTTAGCGTAAGCAGATCGGCAGATAAGCAACTTATGATTGAATTGAGCACAGAAGTGCCAGGGCTTGATATTTATTACAGCTTCGACAATTCATTTCCCGATCGTTTTTATCCTAAGTATACAGAAAAGTTATCGCCCCCTAAGGATGCCACTACACTTAAAGTGATTACTTACAAAGGAAAACAACCGGTAGGCAGAATGCTTGCTATGCCGGTTGATGAATTAAGCAGAAGATCTAGAAAATAA
- a CDS encoding tRNA pseudouridine synthase A — MRYFVHIGYNGLHYNGWQKQPGVLNVQGVLEKALTQVLKTPVFIIGCGRTDAHVHASQFFFHMDVEDEWDFDLLFRLNKLLPANIAIFDIIAMDGLQHARFDAVLRSYDYFIHTYKDPFLNGLSSFYLLKDLHFDQMKQAVDVLPKYKDYRAFCTSPDKYEHTICNVMEANLAIDPSGDKLRFHISSNRFLSKMIRIIMGQLLKIGRGVLSVDEFENYLFTKQTPALITPAHPQGLYLSKVSYPYLNLPRRTAFSAILQNHADLSWKTL; from the coding sequence TTGAGATACTTTGTCCATATAGGCTATAATGGCCTGCATTATAACGGCTGGCAAAAGCAACCCGGGGTATTAAACGTGCAAGGGGTACTCGAAAAAGCACTAACACAGGTGCTAAAAACCCCTGTTTTTATTATAGGCTGCGGGCGTACAGATGCACATGTACATGCCAGTCAGTTCTTTTTTCATATGGATGTTGAAGATGAATGGGATTTCGACCTCTTGTTCAGGCTAAATAAGCTCTTACCTGCCAATATTGCCATATTTGATATCATTGCAATGGATGGCTTACAACATGCACGGTTCGACGCCGTACTTAGATCTTACGACTACTTTATCCACACCTATAAAGATCCGTTTCTTAATGGCCTAAGCTCGTTTTATTTACTAAAAGATCTTCATTTTGATCAAATGAAACAAGCGGTTGATGTACTTCCAAAGTATAAAGATTACAGAGCTTTTTGTACCAGCCCCGACAAATACGAACACACTATTTGCAATGTAATGGAAGCAAATCTGGCAATAGACCCCTCGGGCGACAAGTTACGCTTCCATATCTCTTCAAATCGCTTCCTAAGCAAAATGATCCGCATCATTATGGGTCAGTTGTTAAAAATAGGAAGAGGAGTTTTAAGTGTAGACGAATTTGAGAATTACCTTTTTACAAAACAGACTCCCGCTTTAATTACCCCTGCTCATCCCCAAGGGCTTTACTTATCAAAGGTCAGTTATCCATACTTAAATTTGCCTCGCAGAACCGCTTTTTCAGCCATTTTACAGAATCACGCCGACCTTTCCTGGAAAACATTATAA
- a CDS encoding DoxX family protein, with product MTVIQKIERWGDVHHAKWLDIIRIALGILIFSKGIAIVSNSAALQDLLLQNNVFGFSGMMASLAVHIVGFVHLVGGLLIAIGLLTRFASVIQIPILLCAVFFVNLAHGFSALNSELWLSIIVLLLLVLFWVVGSGPYSVDHSMKKRQDINR from the coding sequence ATGACTGTTATTCAAAAAATCGAGCGCTGGGGTGATGTACATCATGCCAAATGGTTAGACATTATCCGTATTGCTTTAGGTATTCTCATTTTTAGCAAAGGCATTGCAATTGTTAGTAACAGTGCTGCGCTTCAGGACCTGTTACTACAGAATAACGTATTTGGTTTTTCTGGAATGATGGCGAGTTTGGCCGTTCACATTGTAGGGTTTGTACATTTAGTTGGGGGTCTTTTAATAGCTATTGGGCTCCTTACCCGATTTGCATCCGTTATACAAATCCCAATACTACTGTGCGCAGTTTTTTTTGTAAACCTGGCACATGGTTTTTCAGCTCTGAATTCTGAATTGTGGCTTTCCATTATTGTATTGCTATTATTAGTTTTATTTTGGGTTGTTGGATCTGGTCCCTATTCGGTAGACCACTCTATGAAAAAGAGACAAGATATTAATAGATAA
- a CDS encoding M28 family peptidase — MKRLLLIALLLYTSHSFAQDPTFTYFDLTRKGFNEKNALKTAAFVEQYWRLPGNKGFNESIYYVENLLKEAGFVKEQNDEAEGLLTYRIEKRPMKQNTWEPVNAAISIEGEHEPLLEFKTNRNMITINSASTPPDGIMAEVIYINPTEISSIEDKDVKGKIVFSEIGSGRLFNVAINAGALGVLGYAMPAYTQPEKHQTSIQFSGINNPDNNGWAINLSFKAKERLKKALAKGPVKLNVTIQTNSYASEELTIVANIKGKTNPNERFVYSAHVQEPGANDNASGVGTLAEMARLSASLVKSGKLIPQRTLTFLWGDEIVSTQRYIKENNERAKGIMWGMSLDMVGENTEKTGGSFLIEKMPDPSAIWTRGNDKHSEWGAGDVKEKDLFPHYYNDLVMKICTDQGKHANWKVNYNPFEGGSDHTPFLKSKIPGLLLWHFTDVFYHTDNDRIDKVSAVTMKNVGISALTTAYLLTTADESTALFTINEVKTAALIRLKTEFDLSKQAINNGTSNVSQEGHIISTWGKYYTDALATISSIPVKTETTRIGSTIKYAVLEVEKQTNQYLEDLK, encoded by the coding sequence ATGAAAAGACTCTTGCTTATCGCATTACTATTATACACTTCGCATAGTTTTGCGCAGGATCCTACATTTACCTATTTTGACCTTACACGAAAAGGGTTCAACGAAAAGAATGCACTCAAAACCGCAGCTTTTGTGGAGCAGTATTGGCGTTTGCCCGGCAACAAAGGGTTTAACGAGAGCATTTATTATGTAGAAAACCTACTAAAAGAAGCCGGATTTGTAAAGGAACAAAATGACGAGGCGGAAGGCTTATTAACCTACCGCATCGAAAAACGTCCCATGAAACAAAATACGTGGGAGCCGGTTAATGCTGCAATAAGTATTGAGGGGGAACATGAACCGCTTTTAGAGTTTAAAACAAATCGTAATATGATTACAATAAACTCCGCTTCAACCCCTCCCGATGGCATTATGGCCGAGGTAATTTACATAAATCCCACCGAGATCAGCTCAATTGAAGATAAGGATGTTAAAGGTAAAATTGTATTTTCTGAAATTGGCTCGGGCAGATTATTCAACGTAGCCATCAATGCCGGGGCTTTGGGAGTGTTAGGGTATGCTATGCCTGCGTACACTCAACCTGAAAAACATCAAACTTCCATTCAATTCTCCGGAATTAATAATCCCGACAATAATGGCTGGGCTATTAACCTTTCATTTAAGGCTAAGGAACGCTTAAAGAAGGCCTTAGCAAAAGGCCCCGTTAAACTTAACGTTACCATACAAACCAACAGTTATGCTTCTGAAGAGTTAACCATAGTTGCTAACATAAAAGGGAAAACCAACCCAAATGAACGTTTTGTATATAGCGCTCATGTTCAGGAGCCAGGGGCAAATGACAACGCATCGGGCGTAGGAACATTAGCCGAAATGGCAAGACTCTCGGCCTCATTGGTAAAATCAGGAAAACTTATCCCTCAAAGAACCTTAACATTTTTATGGGGTGACGAAATTGTATCAACCCAAAGATATATCAAAGAGAATAATGAAAGAGCCAAAGGAATTATGTGGGGAATGAGTTTGGATATGGTTGGCGAAAACACAGAGAAAACAGGAGGATCTTTTCTTATAGAAAAAATGCCGGATCCTTCAGCAATTTGGACAAGAGGCAACGATAAACATTCGGAGTGGGGCGCAGGTGATGTAAAAGAAAAAGACCTTTTTCCTCATTACTACAATGATCTGGTAATGAAAATCTGTACCGACCAAGGTAAACATGCAAACTGGAAAGTCAATTACAACCCTTTTGAAGGTGGCAGCGATCATACACCCTTCCTGAAAAGTAAAATCCCCGGCTTACTCCTGTGGCATTTTACAGATGTTTTTTACCATACTGATAACGACAGGATCGATAAAGTATCTGCTGTAACCATGAAAAATGTTGGCATTAGTGCTTTAACTACAGCCTATTTACTTACAACTGCAGATGAGAGCACAGCTTTATTTACCATTAATGAAGTAAAAACTGCCGCTTTAATCAGATTAAAAACAGAATTTGACTTAAGCAAGCAAGCCATCAATAATGGAACATCTAACGTTTCGCAAGAGGGGCACATTATATCAACCTGGGGTAAATATTATACAGATGCTTTGGCCACCATTTCTTCAATCCCTGTAAAAACCGAAACTACAAGAATAGGCTCGACAATTAAGTATGCGGTATTAGAAGTAGAAAAACAAACCAATCAATATCTGGAAGATTTAAAATAA